The segment CTCGAGAGGTCGTACTGCTTCGGATGGATCTTCTCGTCGGCCTCGGCGGCCTTGATCAGCGAGCGGATCGCCGTCGGCGCGGTGTAGAAGATCGAGACCTTGTGGCGCTGGATCATGTCCCAGAACCGGCCGGCGTTCGGGAACGTCGGCACGCCTTCGAACACGATCTGCGTGGCGCCTGCGGCCAGCGGGCCGTAGGTGATATAGGTGTGGCCGGTGACCCAGCCGATATCGGCCGTGCACCAGAACATGTCATCGGGCTTGATATCGAAGGTCCAGCGCATCGTCATCAGCGCCCACAGCAGGTAACCGCCCGTGCTGTGCTGCACGCCCTTCGGCTTGCCGGTGGAGCCCGACGTGTAGAGCACGAACAGCGGGTGCTCGGCGCCAACGGGCTCGGCGGGGCAGTTATCGGACTGACCGGCGGCGACGTCTTCCATCGAACGATCACGGCCTTCGGTCCAGGCAACGTTGCCGCCCGTGCGGCGATAGACGATCACGTTCTTGACGGCCTCGCAGCCGCCCAGCGTCAGCGCCTCGTCAGCGATGGCCTTCAGCGGCAGCGCCTTGCCACCACGCATCTGCTCATCGGCCGTGATCAGCGCCACGGCGCCCACGTCCACCAGACGTTCCTGCAGGGACTTCGCCGAGAAGCCGCCGAACACCACCGAGTGCGTGGCGCCGATGCGCGCGCAGGCCTGCATGGCCACGACGCCTTCGACAGACATTGGCATGTAGATCACGACGCGGTCGCCCTTCTTGATGCCAAGGGCCTTCATGCCGTTGGCGAAGCGGCTGACCTTCGCCAGCAATTCCTGGTAGCTGACGCGCGTCACCGTGCCGTCGTCGGCCTCGAAGACGATGGCCGTCTTGTCGCCGAGGCCCTTCTCGACATTGCGGTCGAGGCAGTTGTACGAGGCATTGATCTCGCCATCCTCGAACCACTTGTAGAACGGCGCGTTGCTCTCGTCGAGCACCTTCGTGAACGGCTTGTGCCAATGCAGCAGCTCGCGTGCGTGGCGGGCCCAGAAGCCCTCGTAATCCTTTGCAGCCTCGTCGCACAGGGCCTGGTAGGCCTCCATGCTGGGGATCGCGGCGGTCTTGGCGAACGACGCAGGGGGATTGAAAACGCGATGCTCCTGCATCACCGACTCGATGGCGGACATGGGTTGTCTCCTGTTTGACTTTGACTGCTTTCGGTGCAAGGTACGCTCGACGCCTTACTTAAACCTGACGGTTCAGGCAAGCATCCCACTTGCAACGATGCTGCGTCGCAACAGACCGGTGGG is part of the Cupriavidus metallidurans CH34 genome and harbors:
- the acs gene encoding acetate--CoA ligase; translated protein: MSAIESVMQEHRVFNPPASFAKTAAIPSMEAYQALCDEAAKDYEGFWARHARELLHWHKPFTKVLDESNAPFYKWFEDGEINASYNCLDRNVEKGLGDKTAIVFEADDGTVTRVSYQELLAKVSRFANGMKALGIKKGDRVVIYMPMSVEGVVAMQACARIGATHSVVFGGFSAKSLQERLVDVGAVALITADEQMRGGKALPLKAIADEALTLGGCEAVKNVIVYRRTGGNVAWTEGRDRSMEDVAAGQSDNCPAEPVGAEHPLFVLYTSGSTGKPKGVQHSTGGYLLWALMTMRWTFDIKPDDMFWCTADIGWVTGHTYITYGPLAAGATQIVFEGVPTFPNAGRFWDMIQRHKVSIFYTAPTAIRSLIKAAEADEKIHPKQYDLSSLRLLGTVGEPINPEAWMWYYKNIGRERCPIVDTFWQTETGGHMITPLPGATPLVPGSCTLPLPGIMAAIVDETGQDVPNGNGGILVVKRPWPSMIRTIWGDPERFKKSYYPEELGGKLYLAGDGSIRDKETGYFTIMGRIDDVLNVSGHRMGTMEIESALVSNPIVAEAAVVGRPDDTTGEAICAFVVLKRSRPTAEEAVKIAAELRNWVGKEIGPIAKPKDIRFGDNLPKTRSGKIMRRLLRSLAKGEDITQDTSTLENPAILDQLKQAQ